The DNA region GGAAGTTCAGCTACAGCCCGAACCTGCTCATCGTCGACGGCGGCCAGCCGCAGGTCGCTGCTGCCGAGCGGGCACTGCGGGAGTCTGGGGTCACCGGCATCCAGCTCTGCGGCATCGCCAAGCGTCTCGAGGAGATCTGGCTGCCGGACTCCGACTTCCCCGTGATCCTGCCGCGCAACAGCGAGGCGCTCTTCCTGTTCCAGCGCATCCGTGATGAGGCACACCGTTTCGCCATCACGCACCAGCGCACGAGACGCAAGCGCGACATCGCCTCGGTGCTCGGCGAGGTGCCCGGCCTCGGGCCATCGCGCGTACGCGAACTGCTGCGGCACTTCGGCTCCGTCGCACGCCTCAAACTCGCGACAGCCGAGGAGATCGCCGAGGTGCCCGGCATCGGTGCGACCCTTGCGGGGGCCATTCGAGCCCATCTCGACGCCTGAGCGGCCGCGGGTCGGTAGGCTGTAACCTCACACCCCCTAGAACGAAGGCGCATTCGAAGCCATGACGGACGTCGAGCAGAAGGAAGTCCTCATCATCACGGGGATGTCCGGTGCCGGCCGATCCACAGCCGCCGACGCGCTGGAGGATCTCGGCTGGTACGTGGTCGACAACCTTCCCCCGCAGATGCTGCGGCCCCTGGTCGAGCTCGTCGAGCGCGCATCATCGGGGCTCCCGAAGATCGCGGCCGTCGTCGACATCCGCGGCCGTGACTTCTTCGACGAGATCAGCGAGATGATCAGCGTGCTGCGCGGCGGCACCGAGCTGAGGGTCGTCTTCCTCGACGCGACGGATGCCGCCCTCGTGCGGCGCTTCGAGTCGGTGCGCCGACCGCACCCGTTGCAGGCCGACGGCACCCTGCTCGACGGCATCGGCGAGGAACGTGCGCGCCTCGGAGCGATCCGCGAGGCCAGCGACATCGTCATCGACACCTCCGAGCTGAACATCCACCAGCTCGCCATGACCGTGACCGACCTCTTCGCCGAGGAAGGCGCAGCCGAGGTGCGGGTCACCATCGTGAGCTTCGGATTCAAGTACGGGGTGCCGGCGGATGCCGACCACGTCGCAGATGCACGCTTCCTGCCGAACCCGTTCTGGGTGCCGGAACTGCGGGCGCAGACCGGTCTCGACGCCCCCGTCAAGGAGTTCGTGCTCGGCCAGCCGGGAGCACGCGAGTTCATCCAGCGGTATGCCGCAGCCCTGGAGCCGGTACTCGCCGGCTACAGCCGCGAGAACAAGCGCCACGCGACCATCGCCATCGGGTGCACGGGCGGCAAGCACCGCTCCGTCGCCCTCGCCAGAGAGCTCGCCCACGAGCTGGAGCAGATCCCCGGGATCGGCGTGAGCGTGAAGAACCGCGACCTCGGTCGCGAGTAGCTTCACCTCGAACCCGACGTACGACGACAGAACGCAACAGAATGGAACATCGATTGGCTCTCACAGCCGACGTCAAAGAGGAACTCGCACGCACCGAGATCAACCGCACCACGGTGCGTGCCGCGGAACTCGCCACGGTCCTGCGTTTCTCCGGCGGCCTGCACCTCATCTCGAGCCGCATCGCCGTGGAGTCGGAGCTCGACTCCGCGCTTATCGCGCGCCGGGTTCGCAAGGACCTCGCCGAGCTGTACGGCGTGCGCAGTGACGTCTCCGTCGTCGCAGCAACAGGCCTCCGCCGCACCAGCCACTACCTCGTGCGCGTGCTCGACGGCGGTGAGACGCTCGCCAGGCAGACTGGCCTGCTCGACGCTCGGCGCCGACCCATCCGCGGCCTGCCGAACCGCCTGACCACAGGCTCCCGCGAGGAGATCTCGGCCGTCTGGCGTGGCGCGTTCCTCGCCAGCGGAAGTCTGACCGATCCCGGCCGCTCAGCCGCCCTCGAGGTCACCTGCCCCGGCAACGAGGCCGCCATGGCCCTCGTCGGTGCCGCCGGCCGGCTCGGGATCCCGGCCAAGGCCCGCGAGGTGCGCGGCGTCCACCGTGTCGTCATCCGCGATGGCGAGGCGATCAGCTCGATGCTCGTCGCCATGGGGGCCACAGACACCGTCCGCAACTGGGAGGAGCTGCGTCAGCGCCGCGAGGTGAGGGCGACGGCCAACCGCCTCGTCAACTTCGACGATGCGAATCTGCGTCGTTCAGCCCAGGCGGCGGTCGCAGCCTGCTCGCGTGTCGAGCGCGCGCTCGAGATCCTCGGTGACGACGTGCCGGACCACCTGCAGTACGCGGGCGACCTGCGCCTGCGGTTCCGCGACGCGAGTCTCGACGAGCTCGGTCACCACGCCGAGCCGCCGATGACGAAGGATGCCGTC from Leifsonia sp. Root1293 includes:
- the rapZ gene encoding RNase adapter RapZ; the protein is MTDVEQKEVLIITGMSGAGRSTAADALEDLGWYVVDNLPPQMLRPLVELVERASSGLPKIAAVVDIRGRDFFDEISEMISVLRGGTELRVVFLDATDAALVRRFESVRRPHPLQADGTLLDGIGEERARLGAIREASDIVIDTSELNIHQLAMTVTDLFAEEGAAEVRVTIVSFGFKYGVPADADHVADARFLPNPFWVPELRAQTGLDAPVKEFVLGQPGAREFIQRYAAALEPVLAGYSRENKRHATIAIGCTGGKHRSVALARELAHELEQIPGIGVSVKNRDLGRE
- the whiA gene encoding DNA-binding protein WhiA; the protein is MALTADVKEELARTEINRTTVRAAELATVLRFSGGLHLISSRIAVESELDSALIARRVRKDLAELYGVRSDVSVVAATGLRRTSHYLVRVLDGGETLARQTGLLDARRRPIRGLPNRLTTGSREEISAVWRGAFLASGSLTDPGRSAALEVTCPGNEAAMALVGAAGRLGIPAKAREVRGVHRVVIRDGEAISSMLVAMGATDTVRNWEELRQRREVRATANRLVNFDDANLRRSAQAAVAACSRVERALEILGDDVPDHLQYAGDLRLRFRDASLDELGHHAEPPMTKDAVAGRIRRLLAMADKKAVDLGIPDTEANLPADLDD